The following are encoded together in the Neofelis nebulosa isolate mNeoNeb1 chromosome 9, mNeoNeb1.pri, whole genome shotgun sequence genome:
- the ITPRIPL1 gene encoding inositol 1,4,5-trisphosphate receptor-interacting protein-like 1 isoform X1 has protein sequence MTQGEQNEDCEVTEVGCYSWGPGVGCLARFGKVLPRKISTFCQWKALWDQQGTVPSWCPRWTDESDAEASMAVISLLFLAVMYVVHHPLMVSDRMDLDTLARSRQLEKRMSEEMRQLELEFEERKRAAEQKQKAENFWRGDTSSDQLVLGKQDMGWPFQADGQEGPLGWLLGNLWNAGLFCLFLVFELLRQNMQHEPAFDSSSDEEEEEVRVVPVTSYNWLTDFPSREALESFYKHYVQNVTRDLSCTCEFVESFVDDLIEACRVLSRREAHPQLEDCLGIGAAFEKWGTLHETQKFDILVPIVPPQGTMFVLEMRDPTLGRRCGSVLVESECVCKREKILGDVLCLVHHHRDHSALLSKCSSTIKVALCTGSHLDVCKTVQWFRNMMGNAWALVAHKYDFKLSLPPSTTSCKLRLDYRSGRFLSIHLVLGVQREDTLVYLVSQAPDQEQLTSVDWPESFAACEHLFLKLVGRFAPENTCHLKCLQIILSLRDLQSLPQGASRPILTSYHFKTALMHLLLRLPLTDWQHSMLSQRLQDILWFLGRGLQQRSLHHFLIGNAFLPLTIPIPKTFRNAEPVNLFQHLVLNPMAHSQAVEEFHNLLTQVKTLPCAPLAGAH, from the exons ATGACACAGGGTGAGCAGAATGAGGATTGTGAAGTCACAGAAGTGGGATGCTacagctgggggcctggggtTGGCTGCCTGGCAAGATTTGGAAAGGTGTTGCCCAGGAAGATCAGTACTTTCTGCCAGTGGAAGGCCCTCTGGGATCAGCAGGGCACGGTGCCTTCCTGGTGCCCACGGTGGACTGATGAGTCGG ATGCAGAGGCCTCCATGGCTGTGATAAGCCTTCTGTTCCTGGCAGTGATGTATGTTGTTCACCACCCCTTGATGGTCAGCGACCGGATGGACCTGGACACACTAGCCAGAAGTCGGCAGCTGGAGAAGCGGATGAGCGAGGAGATGCGCCAGTTGGAGCTAGAGTTTGAAGAGAGAAAGCGGGCAGCTGAGCAGAAGCAGAAGGCAGAGAACTTCTGGAGAGGAGACACATCCAGTGACCAGTTAGTGTTGGGGAAGCAAGACATGGGGTGGCCATTCCAGGCTGATGGCCAGGAGGGGCCACTGGGCTGGCTGCTGGGAAACCTGTGGAATGCTGGCCTCTTCTGCCTTTTTCTCGTCTTTGAGCTCCTGCGACAGAACATGCAGCATGAGCCGGCCTTTGATTCCAGCAgcgatgaggaggaggaggaagtccgTGTTGTGCCCGTCACCTCCTATAACTGGCTTACTGACTTCCCCTCGAGGGAGGCCCTGGAATCCTTTTACAAACACTACGTCCAGAATGTCACCCGTGATCTGTCCTGCACCTGCGAATTCGTAGAGAGCTTTGTGGATGACCTCATTGAGGCCTGTCGGGTGCTCAGCCGCCGGGAGGCTCACCCACAGCTGGAGGACTGCCTGGGCATCGGGGCTGCCTTTGAGAAATGGGGAACCCTTCACGAGACTCAGAAATTTGATATCCTGGTGCCCATTGTCCCTCCGCAGGGCACTATGTTTGTGCTGGAGATGAGGGATCCGACCCTAGGCCGCCGctgtggctctgtgctggtggagTCGGAATGTGTGTGCAAACGTGAGAAGATTCTGGGGGACGTGCTGTGCCTGGTGCACCACCACAGGGATCACTCGGCTCTCCTAAGCAAGTGTAGCAGCACCATCAAGGTGGCTCTCTGCACTGGCTCCCACCTGGATGTGTGCAAGACAGTACAGTGGTTCCGGAACATGATGGGCAATGCCTGGGCCCTTGTGGCCCACAAGTATGACTTTAAGCTCAGCCTCCCACCGTCTACCACCTCCTGCAAGCTCAGGCTGGACTACCGCTCAGGCCGCTTTCTCTCGATCCACTTGGTTCTGGGGGTGCAACGGGAAGACACGTTGGTCTACTTGGTGAGTCAGGCTCCTGACCAGGAACAGCTCACCAGTGTGGACTGGCCTGAGTCCTTTGCAGCCTGTGAACACTTGTTCCTGAAGCTGGTAGGGCGTTTTGCTCCGGAGAACACCTGCCACCTCAAGTGCCTCCAGATCATTTTAAGTCTCCGGGACCTTCAGAGCTTACCCCAGGGAGCATCTCGTCCTATCCTCACCTCTTACCACTTCAAAACGGCCCTCATGCACCTGTTGCTGCGGCTGCCCCTAACAGACTGGCAGCACAGCATGCTCTCCCAGCGGCTCCAGGACATCCTCTGGTTCTTGGGCCGTGGCCTCCAGCAACGGTCCCTCCATCATTTCCTCATTGGTAACGCCTTCCTGCCCCTGACCATCCCGATCCCTAAGACATTTCGGAATGCTGAGCCTGTCAATCTCTTCCAACACCTGGTGCTAAACCCCATGGCACACTCACAGGCAGTGGAAGAATTCCACAACCTTCTGACCCAAGTGAAAACGCTGCCCTGTGCCCCATTGGCTGGGGCACATTAA
- the ITPRIPL1 gene encoding inositol 1,4,5-trisphosphate receptor-interacting protein-like 1 isoform X2 produces the protein MAVISLLFLAVMYVVHHPLMVSDRMDLDTLARSRQLEKRMSEEMRQLELEFEERKRAAEQKQKAENFWRGDTSSDQLVLGKQDMGWPFQADGQEGPLGWLLGNLWNAGLFCLFLVFELLRQNMQHEPAFDSSSDEEEEEVRVVPVTSYNWLTDFPSREALESFYKHYVQNVTRDLSCTCEFVESFVDDLIEACRVLSRREAHPQLEDCLGIGAAFEKWGTLHETQKFDILVPIVPPQGTMFVLEMRDPTLGRRCGSVLVESECVCKREKILGDVLCLVHHHRDHSALLSKCSSTIKVALCTGSHLDVCKTVQWFRNMMGNAWALVAHKYDFKLSLPPSTTSCKLRLDYRSGRFLSIHLVLGVQREDTLVYLVSQAPDQEQLTSVDWPESFAACEHLFLKLVGRFAPENTCHLKCLQIILSLRDLQSLPQGASRPILTSYHFKTALMHLLLRLPLTDWQHSMLSQRLQDILWFLGRGLQQRSLHHFLIGNAFLPLTIPIPKTFRNAEPVNLFQHLVLNPMAHSQAVEEFHNLLTQVKTLPCAPLAGAH, from the coding sequence ATGGCTGTGATAAGCCTTCTGTTCCTGGCAGTGATGTATGTTGTTCACCACCCCTTGATGGTCAGCGACCGGATGGACCTGGACACACTAGCCAGAAGTCGGCAGCTGGAGAAGCGGATGAGCGAGGAGATGCGCCAGTTGGAGCTAGAGTTTGAAGAGAGAAAGCGGGCAGCTGAGCAGAAGCAGAAGGCAGAGAACTTCTGGAGAGGAGACACATCCAGTGACCAGTTAGTGTTGGGGAAGCAAGACATGGGGTGGCCATTCCAGGCTGATGGCCAGGAGGGGCCACTGGGCTGGCTGCTGGGAAACCTGTGGAATGCTGGCCTCTTCTGCCTTTTTCTCGTCTTTGAGCTCCTGCGACAGAACATGCAGCATGAGCCGGCCTTTGATTCCAGCAgcgatgaggaggaggaggaagtccgTGTTGTGCCCGTCACCTCCTATAACTGGCTTACTGACTTCCCCTCGAGGGAGGCCCTGGAATCCTTTTACAAACACTACGTCCAGAATGTCACCCGTGATCTGTCCTGCACCTGCGAATTCGTAGAGAGCTTTGTGGATGACCTCATTGAGGCCTGTCGGGTGCTCAGCCGCCGGGAGGCTCACCCACAGCTGGAGGACTGCCTGGGCATCGGGGCTGCCTTTGAGAAATGGGGAACCCTTCACGAGACTCAGAAATTTGATATCCTGGTGCCCATTGTCCCTCCGCAGGGCACTATGTTTGTGCTGGAGATGAGGGATCCGACCCTAGGCCGCCGctgtggctctgtgctggtggagTCGGAATGTGTGTGCAAACGTGAGAAGATTCTGGGGGACGTGCTGTGCCTGGTGCACCACCACAGGGATCACTCGGCTCTCCTAAGCAAGTGTAGCAGCACCATCAAGGTGGCTCTCTGCACTGGCTCCCACCTGGATGTGTGCAAGACAGTACAGTGGTTCCGGAACATGATGGGCAATGCCTGGGCCCTTGTGGCCCACAAGTATGACTTTAAGCTCAGCCTCCCACCGTCTACCACCTCCTGCAAGCTCAGGCTGGACTACCGCTCAGGCCGCTTTCTCTCGATCCACTTGGTTCTGGGGGTGCAACGGGAAGACACGTTGGTCTACTTGGTGAGTCAGGCTCCTGACCAGGAACAGCTCACCAGTGTGGACTGGCCTGAGTCCTTTGCAGCCTGTGAACACTTGTTCCTGAAGCTGGTAGGGCGTTTTGCTCCGGAGAACACCTGCCACCTCAAGTGCCTCCAGATCATTTTAAGTCTCCGGGACCTTCAGAGCTTACCCCAGGGAGCATCTCGTCCTATCCTCACCTCTTACCACTTCAAAACGGCCCTCATGCACCTGTTGCTGCGGCTGCCCCTAACAGACTGGCAGCACAGCATGCTCTCCCAGCGGCTCCAGGACATCCTCTGGTTCTTGGGCCGTGGCCTCCAGCAACGGTCCCTCCATCATTTCCTCATTGGTAACGCCTTCCTGCCCCTGACCATCCCGATCCCTAAGACATTTCGGAATGCTGAGCCTGTCAATCTCTTCCAACACCTGGTGCTAAACCCCATGGCACACTCACAGGCAGTGGAAGAATTCCACAACCTTCTGACCCAAGTGAAAACGCTGCCCTGTGCCCCATTGGCTGGGGCACATTAA